TTGAGATAAGGTGCCAGTGGACATCGACACCTTATGGTCGCTGATATTTTGTGAACGACTGTCTTCTATCGGACCAGTCTAATATTCTGCAaaagaacattattataaaacaaatgcatattgaCTTATTTGACTGATACATTAGCCATGTGTTGTTGGAAAAACACTGAACAGCGTTTTAATTGTTTACTGGAAATGGATATGATATAAAATGTTGTGTGACTCAACAACAATACTTACATTTTGTGTGCGGACGCATCCATTGGCTTAAAGTGAATTACATGATACTTGTCGCTTTTTTCTTCGATATTTAACGATTTGTTTTTGGCCGCCAACTTTAACGTTATGTTAATAATGTGTTATTATACGCGCACTTCATCGTTTTGTTAAGCAAGTGTTATTGTACACTGAGTTTAACATCATGCAAATGATGTTGTATTGGACGCTTACTATTACCGCCTCCTCCGCGTCCAGCACCGCCAAAACCGCCACCGGAAACGCTGAAGCCGCCACCAAATGCTCCACCCACACCAGCGGGGCCACCGGCAGATGGACCGCCTGCAAAAGGACCTGGGCCGGAAGGACCGGATCCGCCGCTAAAGAATCCGCCACCTGAAGCAGATCCTGAGAAAAATCCGCCTCCTGATGGGCCTCCGGAAACTGGGCCGCCGATTGGGCCGGAAGGGGCAAGACCGCCTGTTGATCCACCGGCAGAGGGGGCGCCTGCAAAAGGACCTGGACCAGAAGGACCGAACCCGCCGCTAAAGAATCCCTCACCTGAAGTTGAGCCTGTGAAAAATCCGCCTCTTGATGGGCCTCCTGAAACTGGGCCGCCGATTGGGCCGGAAGCAGGAAAGCCGCCTGTAGATCCACCGACAGAGGGACCGCCTGCAAACGGACCTGGACCGGAACCGCCGCTAAAGAATCCGCCACCTGAAGCAGATCCTGAGAAAAATCCACCTCCTGATGGGCCTCCTGAAACTGGGCCGCCGATTTGGCCGGAAGGAGCAAGACCGCCGGTAAATCCGCCGGCAGAAGGACCGCCTGCAAAAGGACCTGGACCGGAAGTACCGGAACCGCCGCTAAAGAATCCCTCACCTGAAGCAGATCCTGAGAAAAATCCGCCTCCTGATGGGCCTCCGGAAACTGGGCCGCCGATTGGGCCGGAAGGAGCAAAACCGCCTGTAGATCCGCTGAAGAAGCCGCTACCGGAACCAGATCCAGAGATGAAGGTTCCTCCGGACGGGCCGCCAGCAGAGGGTCCGCTTGGACCTCCGGATGGAGCTCCAGTAATTATAATTTTTACGCCCGCTGAACCGCCGGCGCTTCCGGTTGTACCACCAGTTCTCCATTCGCCACCAGTTCCCCAACTACCGGAAGCACCGCCACCAGTTCCAGATCCGCCAGTCAAGCCTCCAGTTAGACCACCTTGGGCACCCCATGAGCCTCCGCCGCTCCATCCAGTCTGACCTCCCGATCCACCTTGACCACCCCCGGATCCTGCGCCACCAGTTCCTGATCTTCCTCCCCAGCTGGCGCCGGTTCTAAAGCCTCCTCCAGCGGAaaaactaccaccaccaccaacattaAATCCACCGCCATGTCCCCCTGGAAATACAAATTTGAATTACTGAGTACATGCACTTGCAAATATGTACAGAAGAGCTTCTGCGATCACGACAAGCGACTTCCTGTCGCCTGTCCAGAAATATTTTACATATGTCTTTATGTTCGTTTAAGTTGTAAGAAACAGCTCTGAGTGGAATATTTCATTGCTTATTCAATACGCCTCCATTAGCGGTACATCTTAAAGGATGCCTAAATCCTTTTCAGAAATGAAGGGTTTGTATCGCAGTTATGTCTGCATGAgggttaatgttgttgttgttttctttctcATTATTCAAATTCCGTGAAATGTAACAATTATACAATCAAAATGACGCGTCGGTGACAATACTGGAAAACTcggaatacaatttatttaagctATTTCACGCATGTTTGTATAGCACTCCATGATTTTGCTACACGAAGGACACGCTATTATTTGagactcgttctgggaaaacagggcttaatgcaagtgcgctgtcatgatattttttttacaggAAGTGTCTGCTTAGCAAAAAATCAGTTTAGGCAGAAATTATGGtgcctgattagcatgtgctgactgcTTCGGCTAATCTGGAGCGacactacgcatatgcattaagccctgttattccagaacaaggctcatttcgTGGGCGTGTCGTGAATACTCAGGACTCTTGATGGGAAGAGATAGACGGAATACTTCACCTTCAGCTATCAAAATATCTTCTCTTTTTTCTCGATATCGACTAAAGACTTAGTGCAGTACGTGCCGTAACATATTAACATCGCGATAATGTTGAGCATGTTTAATGAATTAGGAACATCTTTGTAGTAAAATACAACAACACTTACTAAACAAATAAAATCTAAAATGGACgtttattatgaatattattaaaaacgatattggtatagtaaaaaaaaaagaagaaaacagaATATATATAGGGTTTTCAGCTGAAATACAGATCGTAACATATGAGCCGTCCTCagtgaaaaccaggcttaatgcatgttcgtaaagcatcatcccagattagcctgttcagttcgcgcaggctaatcagggacacttttatggaatattttgttgacaggaagtctcttttaaacgaacatctagttaaggcggaaagtgtcttccctgactagcatgtgtggactgcacatgctaatctgggaagacactttacgcacatgctttaagccccgttttcccagagcgaggctcatattcaAACTAAAACTGTTTTCCTACCTTTACCGACGGCTGTGACGGTGCCGACCAAAAGTGTCGTCAACAAGAAAACGTTCATCTTCGATTGTCTGCAGAACCACAGAACATACAGAATTACATTTTAGTCATGGAGTATGTGTTAAGAGAGTTATAAATTTCGAGACATTTTAAGTTGGACTCTTCTGTGAAATACACAGTTACCGTTTTAAGCAGTATTTAGCAGAACACgcgtgatttattttattttttattcagaaaaacttgtttaaaaaatttCGTAGTGTTTAAAAATGTCACTAACTGAATATACtatacaaaaattaatattaaaaaatatgtcaaagaaaAAGACAAATATAATCTGAATTCCCTTAGTTTCGAACTAGGGACCTCTAAGCAAAAGATAACAGGCTGCCAATACACCGTCCTGGACTTTGACTGTGCATGGCTGTTAACACGCTAAATCAGTAATACAAGTTTGTGTCAACTTATCGATGCAAACGTTTTAAAACGCTTAATTTTTCGTCCCATTTTGATTGATGATTATTAAAGCAATACAACATATTTGAGACAAGGCTGGATTGTTATTTTCCTAGTTGGAATATTatccatacgatcttttttgaaatttgacattttcttttaaattgtcaTTTTCCAAAACTCCCCTTAAGATAGGAAAAGATCACTTGCACACAAATCTAATGATGTAGCAGAATCTGGTCTATGTTTCATAGATACAGTTGTATGAATTGAGTGTTCTACAgtgtgttttatatatttaaattaatacatttttaatacattaattatcTTTTTTTCGAGCTAGCGACTCTTACTTAATAATACAAGTTCATTTGTATTCAACATTTTagcataatagtattgtatttgttatttatgtCACGTTTCCAATAAACGTTTACTTCGTAAATAGTTTATTCTTGATTTCGCGGTACGTTTAATAATCCTGTATCAAGTGAATCTTTTAAACTTACCTTGCTTAAGAAATGATGGCGAATGCACCGTGGTTTGGGAATCAGGACCGTATATACTCCCCTTGCATCACACTTAGCAATCATTTTTAAGGATAACACAACGCCGTATAATAGCTTAAAAAGCACACGACATCTAATTATTAATCATGACATTATCATCAAAGGTTTTCTCCTGTAAGCGATTGCGCATTATTTGCAATGTGAAACAAAAATTAGCTTATCTATGATCTCCCATTTGATTTACACAGAACGTTATTGCGATTTAATATTTACATCAATTTGAagattttgaaaattaataaacgGTGCATTAAGGAATGTTCTGCATAAGGGTTGATATGTAAGCACAATCCAAGTGTATGTCATTTTGCAACGGTTATGTGCAATGACTTGTAAATTTAAGTTAAATTCAATGTTTTAGGGAATGGGCGACACAAAAGGGCGCCTGTCTAGAAATATATAGGCATATTGTTGATCGCAACGAATGTGTATTTAATTGTGTCGGTTTTGCTTCCtaattttctaaaataattattattgagaaatatatgtgtaaatattataGTTCTAGAGTCATAAATGGGTATATAATATATGTGGAAATTCAAGTGTGTACATTATATATTTCAGTGACAAATATAAaggtaaacatatatttctacGGACAAAGATGACAAGGGACAgttcataatatatttaaaaagatacaGGTGTacacataatatattatttattttatagtcGTGGATATGAACATAATATATTATGAGACATTcctgttcatatacatgtactttattttcGAAAAAATAGATCTGAACATTTTTTATTCCCAGCGACAAACATGTGTACACGTTACATTTAAAGAGAAATTGATGTGTTCATGATATATTTTTAGAGACACAGCAGTGCACATGCTATAtatttctgaagaaatatatCTACACAGTATATATGTTCAGAGACATAGCTGTGAACACAATAAGTATACGTTGAATGGCatgaatgtgtttattttgtttttccagATACTAAGATGTTTCCAtctttaattaataatatattatatagatgtgtacataatatattttcataaatatatttatataagtatgTATACGATATTTTTAACTGAACAAAAAGCTTCAATATTTATATAGATGTATACACAATTTGTTTTCCAAATATAAATATTCACATAATTAATTGTCATATATGTATTACTGTGCATAATATATTTCTAGATATAGAGATGTGAAAGTCATACATTTCCAGATAATGCAATGTGTACACAAGCTATTGAAAGATGTATggatgtgtatatatatatatatatatatatatatatatatatatatatatatatatatatatatatatatatatatatatatatttatttatttattttatttatgtatctaTTTATTTCCAGATTAAACAATGTGTACACAATCTATTTAGAGATATATAgatgtgtgtatatttttttccGGATAAAAAGATTTGTATATACTATTTTTacagatagatatatagatatgtGCAAGCTATATTT
This is a stretch of genomic DNA from Dreissena polymorpha isolate Duluth1 chromosome 7, UMN_Dpol_1.0, whole genome shotgun sequence. It encodes these proteins:
- the LOC127837137 gene encoding uncharacterized protein LOC127837137 — translated: MNVFLLTTLLVGTVTAVGKGGHGGGFNVGGGGSFSAGGGFRTGASWGGRSGTGGAGSGGGQGGSGGQTGWSGGGSWGAQGGLTGGLTGGSGTGGGASGSWGTGGEWRTGGTTGSAGGSAGVKIIITGAPSGGPSGPSAGGPSGGTFISGSGSGSGFFSGSTGGFAPSGPIGGPVSGGPSGGGFFSGSASGGGFLSGGSGPGSFSGGPSVGGSTGGFLTSNPIGGPVSGDPSGGGLFSGSTSGEGFFSGGFGSSGPGPFAGAPSAGGSTGGLAPSGPIGGPVSGGPSGGGFFSGSASGGGFFSGGSGPFGPGPFAGGPSAGGPAGVGGAFGGGFSVSGGGFGGAGRGGGGKKY